The sequence CCCCGGTTCGCTGGTCATCCGCCCCCCGGAACTGTCCGCGGGCCCGTGCGTCGCGGACCCGCCGCCGGGCCGCCCGGCGCGGCGTCGCCCGTCTACCCGCCGAGGCGCCGACCACGCCTCGGACGGGCGGGCAGCACTGCCGCCGTGCCCGGCCGGGCACGGCGCGCCCGGCCGGGCGGCCCGCGGCCTCCGGGGCCCGGAGAGCGGGTCAGCCCGGCCGGCGGGCGAAGAAGTCGGCGAGTACCCGGGTGTGGGTGGAGAACGCCAGCTCGGTCGGCTCGGTCAACACCAGCCATTCGGTGGCTTCCGCCGTCGGCCTCGACGGCGGAAGCTCCTCGGCCGGGCGTACCGGCAGCTCCCCGAAGATCATCATGGTGCCGCCGGCCGGAGCGCTGTGCACCGCGACCAGTTCCGCGCCAGCGGGTTCGGCGAGCAGCCCGGTCTCCTCGCGCAGCTCACGGACCAGCGCGTCGCGCCACTGTTCGCCGTACTCGATGAAGCCGCCGGGCAGCGCGAGCAGCCCCCGGGCGGGCTCGATGTCCCGCCGGACGACGACCACGCCCAGGCCGGTGCCGGTCCGTACCGGCTGCACGGCCACGGCCACGGGCAGCGGGTTGCGCCAGACCTGCTGGCCGCAGGTCGCGCAGAGCCGGGGCCAGCCGGCCCCCACCGGATAGGCCGAGCCGCAGTACGAACAGTGCGAGTACGCCACGCCGGTCATGGCGCAGCAGGTTACCCGGGCACACCCAGGCGCTGCCGTCCCGGGCGGGAGTGGCCCCGGTCAGCCCTGGGGGGCGCCGGTGTGGAAGGCGGTGGTCCGGTCGGCGGCGGCCCGGGCCTCGTCGGGGCTGGTGCCGGCGGCGAGGCTCACCTCGTACCGTTGCTCGCTGCTGGCCGTCCAGAAGTCGCTCTCGCCGCCGGCGAGCAACTCCAGGATCCGCCGCCGGACCGGATCGCCGAGCATGTCGAAGGCATGCACGGTGCCTGCTCATCAGGGAGGACTTATATAAGCAATGGTTCAAATGCCGGAGGTGCGGGCGCTGCCGATGGCGTCCTTGCGGCCCCACCGTCCCGGGATGTCGAGCAACTCGATCCGGCCGAAGCGCGGTGGGATGGCCGGGTGCACCACCAGGTGCTCGCCGTAGGGCTCCAGGCCGAGCAGGGTGCGCAGCAGCAGGAAGGTGGCCCCGGTCGCGGAGGCCTGCGGGCTGTTCGCCGCCGGAAACGGCACCGGGTAGCGGGTCAGGTCCCGTTCGTAGCCGGCGAAGGTCTCCGGCATCCGCCCGGCGAAGTGCTGGGCCGCCTCCACCACGGCCTCGGCGATCATCCCCGCCTCCTGGAGGAAGCCGTACCGGCTCAGCCCGAGGGCGATCAGCGAGTTGTCGAACGGCCAGACGGTGCCCAGGTGATAACCGAGCGGGTTGTAGCGGACCTGTCCGGTGGCGAGCGTCCGCACCCCCCAGCCGGAGAAGAGCCGCGGCCCGAGCAGGTGACCGGCGACCGCGCCGGCCCGTGCCCCGTCGACGATGCCGCTCCACAACAGGTGGCCCATGTTCGACGCGAGCGCGTCCACCTGGTCGCCGTCGGGGCCGAGTGCCAGCGCGTAGTACTCGCTGCCGTCGATCCAGAAGTCCCGGTTGAACCGTTCCTTGAGTTCCGCCGCCTCCCGTTCCAGGCGGTCGGCGTACGCCGGGTCGCCCCAGAACTGGCGGGCCAGCCGGGCGCCGCGTCGCTTCGCGTCGTACGCGTAGCCCTGCAACTCGCAGGTGGCGCGCGGCAGCCCGGGCAGGCGGCCGTCGCGGTAACAGATGGCCTCCGGGGTGTCCTTCCAGCAGTGGTTGTCGGCCCCGCTCTGCTCGTTGCGCGGCTGGTACCAGAGGTAGCCGTCGCCGCGCAGGTCGCCGTACTCGTCGATCCAGTTCAACGCCGCGCGGCCGGCGTCCTCCAGGTCCCGGATCAGGGCGCCGTCACCGGTCCACCGCTCGTACTCGTCCAGCAGCACCACGAACAGCGGTGTGACGTCCGCCCCGCCGAAGTACGGTGACTGGGGTCGCTGCTCGAAGGCGGCCATCTCCCCGTACCGGAACTCGTTGAGTATCTTCCCGGGTTCCTCGTCCCGGAAGTCGTCGAGCACCGTGCCCTGGTCGAGGGCGAGCAGGCGCAGCGTGGTGGCCGCCAGCCGGGGGACGAAGGGCAGCGTCTGGAAGCAGGTGAGGATGTTGTCCCGGCCGATGATGGTGGCCGACCAGGGCAACCCGGCCGCGAACGTGGTCTCGTGCGGCAGGGCCAACGGGGAGAAGCGCAGGCCGGCCAGGTCGACCAGGCCCCGCTGGTACGTCATGGTCAACGGCTCCCAGTCGGCGTGCAACCGGGGTGCCTCGGCGAGCCACCGGCTCAGGTCGTGGCGCGGTTGGCCCTCGATCTGGCCCTGCGGGTGACGCAGCCGGTCCCGGATGTCCTGTCCGTCCGGGCGCAGCACCAGGCTCTTGACCTGGAGGATCGTGTTCCATTTGCCTTGCCGGTCGACCCGGATCCGGAACGTCAACCCGCGTTTGTCGAGTTCGGCCGGCTCGCTGGTCGAGACGTCGGCGACCCGGTGGAACCTGTCTCGCCGGTATCCCAGACGCAGGCCGTTTTCCGTCACCTCGCGGTAGCCGCGGGGCGCCGACCCGTGCGGCCAGACGACGTCGAAGACCGGGGCGAAGTCGCTGTCGACGTCGACCCGCAGCACGTGGTCGACGGGTTCGTTGGTGTGGTTGAGCAGGGTGAGGCGTTCGGTGAAGGCGTTGCCGGAGATCCACCGGTCGCGGATGACCGAGACCTTCGCGTCCACGTAGTGGGTCGGATGTCCGGGGACCAGGAAGAAGCGGATCTCGTTGCAGCTCGGCTCGTGCACGGCCAGTGGGTGCAGCTGTTCGCCGTCGAGGACGAGCTGCCAGGTGGACAGGAAGCGGGTGTCGAAGGCGAAGAAGCCGCTCGGGTTGGCGGCGCCGAAGACCATGTCCCCGTTGTCCTCGCTGAGCGCGAAGACGTTGCCGTCGAGGATGCGGACCAGCTTCTTCACCGTGACTCCCGATCTGCCGCCGGGCTCGGGCGTCGGGCCATGTCCCGGGGGTGGCGCGCGGCGGGCGGCGGGGCGAACAGGCGCTCCAGCATGACCACGAAACGGAACTCGCCGTCGGCGGTGAAGTCGTTGCGCAGCCACGCCGGCAGTGGCTTGACCTCGCCGTGGGCCATCCGCAGGAAAAGCGCCTCGTCGGTGTGGATCACGGTGTCGGCGTCGTCCGCGCCGCTCTGGGACACCGCGATCCGTCCCCGGTCGATGCGGACCAACCAGTGGTCGACGCGCTCGGGGTAGCGCAGGTCGAAGCGGACGGTGCCGGAGACCTGGCGCAGCATCCGGCCGCCACCGCTGGCGAGACCGTCGAAGAAGTCCCGCACCGCCGCCGACATCGCACCTCCTCCGGGCCGGACCCGGCCGACGGGAGCTGGCGCCGGGGTGGCTCGACCCGGCGCGGGAGGGCCGGTCGAACTCCTCCGCCGCCGTCACCTTAACGGCATTGATCCGCCGACGGGATGGTCTGCGGACGTCAGTACCTTTTCGGATGGTTCCAGCGATACTCCCGCGGGCCCGTTATCGCGGATTCGCGTTGGTTTCCGGCCGGTGTGCCCCTATGGTGGTCCGATGCGTCCCGCCGCCCTGCCCACCCGCGTCGCCGTAGCCACGGCGGCGTCGGTGCCGGCTGACCCGGGTACGCACCCGGCGGCGGCCCGCCCCGGACGGGTTCCGGCAGAGGCCGGCCACGGCCAGCCGCGTCCCGCCGGCCGGAGTCCGCCGGCACCCTCCACCAGCAGGGACGGCCAGGGGCGAAGCGGACAGCTTCGGCCCTTTCTTTTTATCCGGAGGGAATCCGACATGAGTACCGGCACCTACGACAAGCAGTGGCTCACCGAACTCGAGGCCACCCTGACCGAAGAGTTCGAGGCCCAGAGCGCCCGGCTGACCCAACTGACGGCGGACACCGGGGATCCGACGGAGGCGCACACCAACGCCGCGATGATCGCCGCCGCCCGCCAGAGCCTGGAGCAGATCTCCGGGGCGCTGCGGCGCCTCACCGCCGGCCGCTACGGCAACTGCGAGCGGTGTGGCACGGCGATCCCGCGCGAACGTCTGGAGATCCTGCCGCACGCCCGGTTCTGCGTGCCCTGCCAGGAGAAGCAGAACCGCTGACCGGCTGGGCCGGCCGCCGCACCGCCCCGCGGTGCGGCGGTGGTCGGCGCGGACCTCGGGCGACCGGGATGTGCCCGCCGGTCAGGTGATCAGACGGGCGGTGACGGTCGCCGTCATGCCGTCGGGCCGGCGGGCGAGCGTCAACGCTCCGGTCAGGTGATGGGCCAACCAGAGCCCCCGCCCGCCCGGCGTGTTCGTCGCCGGCAGGTTCACCGCCAGGTCGCCGCCCGGCTGGTGGCCGCTGTCGGTGACCTCGCAGATGAGCAGGTCGGCCTGCCGGAACAGGTCGAGCCGGCCGTGGCCGCCACCGTGCAGCACGGCGTTGGTCACCAACTCGTGCACGGCCAGGACGAGATCCTCGGCGACGTCGCCGGTCAGACCCGCCGCGGCGATCCGGGCAGCCAGCAGGTGCCGTAGCGCGGTCACCGTCTGGGCGGTGAACGACTGGGACAGCAGGGAGGTCACCTCGCCGCCGCCGGGAGACGGGCCGCCGGGGCCCCTGGCGTCCGGCCGGCCAAGGTTGCTCATGCAGGCAGATTACGTCGTCCGGCAACATCCGCGACCTTTGCCGAGGGGCAAGGATCCCCTGGTCGGGGTCACGATCCCCAGGGCGGCCAGGGCGGCACCGGAGCGTCAGGAGCCGCCCTCGACCGAGGTCCGGCCGAAGGAACGCCCCAGGCGACGCACCTCCTCGTCCATCTGATCAGCCAGGTCGGCGCCCCCGAACCGGTCGACGAGCAGGTCGGCGAAGCCGCTGAGCACCACCGGCCGCAACGCCTGGACGAGCGCGATCGAGCGGGGCACGTACACCTTGCGCCGGCGGCGCTCGATGCCGCGCAGCAACGCCTCGGCGCACCGCTCGACACCCACCACCGTGTTCAGCGGCCAGGGGAGCCTGCGCTGTGCGTCCCGGAACGACGCGAGGTCGTCGCGGATGTCCCGGACCAGGTCGGTGTCGATCCAGATCGGGTGGGCGGTGCCGACCGTGAGCCCGCGGCGGCGGTTCTCCAGCCGCAGCACATTGCCGAACTGTTCGACGCCCGCCTTGGACGCGCAGTACGCGGCCATGCCCGGCATGGCGGCGAAGGCGGCGGCCGACGAGACGATCAGCACGTGCCCCCGGGCGGCCAGGACGTGCGGCAACGCCGCGCCGACCGTGCGGACCACGCCGCTCAGGTTCACCTCGATGGTGCGTACGAGTGCGTCGACCGGCCCGACCGCGACGGTGCCGAGGTTGGCGATGCCGGCGTTGGCGACCACCACGTCGATGCCGCCGTAGCGCTGCATGGTGGAGGCGACGGCGTCGTCCAGCCCGGCCTGGTCGGTCACGTCGCACTCGTACCAGTGCCCGTCCAACTCCGCGGCGAGCTGCCGCAGCAGCCCGGGTTCCAGCCCGACCAGGGCGACCCGGGCGCCCCGGGCGGCGGCGGCGCGGGCCAGTTCGGCGCCGATGCCGCGGGCGGCGCCGGTGATCAGGATGGTCCGGCCGCGAAGGTCATACCGCATCAGCGTGCTCCAGATCCCGGGCTGCGCCACCGACGGTGGCAGGCATGTCGGCGGGACGGCAGCGGCGCAGCCGCCGTCGGTGGCCGGTGGCGGACCCCGGCCAGATGGTGGTGTGCGACCGCGCCCGTCGAGGTGGCAGCTGGCGCGGCCGGTCTGCCAGACGGTACCCGCAACCGTCGCGGACATCGCGGGGTGCATCGGGAAGGATCTACCCCGAGCCGTACCGACCCGACGACCACGACAAGGAGATTCGGATGGCTGACTTCGTCGGCGCCGTGGACCAGGGCACCACCAGTACCCGATTCATGATCTTCGACCACGGTGGTAACGAGGTGGGTCGCCACCAGCTCGAGCACCAGCAGCTCCTGCCGCGCGCCGGCTGGGTGGAGCACAACCCGCTGGAGATCTGGGAACGGACCCGGACCGTGGTGCGTACGGCCCTGAACACGCACAGCCTGGCCGCGTCCGACCTGGCGGCCCTCGGCATCACCAACCAGCGCGAGACCACCGTGGTGTGGAACCGGCGGACCGGCCGGCCGTACTACAACGCCATCGTCTGGCAGGACACCCGGACCGACCGCATCGCCTCGGCGCTGGATCGCGACGGTCGGGGCGACGTCATCCGGCGCAAGGCGGGCCTGCCGCCGGCCACCTACTTCTCCGGCGGCAAGATCCAGTGGATCCTGGAGCACGTCGACGGGGTGCGGGCGGATGCCGACCGCGGCGAGGCGGTCTTCGGCACCACGGACACCTGGCTGCTGTGGCATCTCACCGGTGGCACCGACGGCGGGACGCACGTCACGGACCCGACCAACGCCAGCCGGACGATGTTGATGAACCTGGAGACGCTGGACTGGGACGACGAGTTGCTGTCGTTCTTCGGGATTCCCCGTGCCATGCTGCCCCGGATCGTCGCCTCGTCCGACCCGCAGGCGTACGGCGCGACCCTGCCGAACGGTCCGTTCGCCGGTCCGGTCCGGATCACCGGGGACCTCGGCGACCAGCAGGCCGCCACCGTGGGGCAGGTCTGCTTCGCGCCCGGCGAGGCCAAGAACACCTACGGCACGGGCAACTTCATGCTGCTCAACACCGGCCCGGACATCGTCCGGTCGCAGTCCGGTCTGCTCACCACGGTCTGCTACCAATTCGCCAACCAGCCACCGACGTACGCCCTCGAAGGCTCGATCGCCGTCACCGGTTCGGCGGTGCAGTGGCTGCGCGACCAGCTGAAGATCATCAACAGTGCGGCGCAGAGCGAGGACCTGGCCCGCCAGGTCACCGACAACGGCGGTGTCTACTTCGTACCCGCCTTCTCCGGCCTCTTCGCCCCGTACTGGCGCTCCGACGCCCGGGGCGCCATCGTCGGCCTGTCCCGCTACAACACCGACGCGCATCTCGCCCGCGCCACCCTGGAGGCGATCTGCTACCAGAGCCGTGACGTCGCCGAGGCCATGGCACAGGACTCCGGCGTACGCCTGGAGTGCCTCAAGGTCGACGGTGGCGTCACCGCCAACGACCTGTGCATGCAGTTGCAGGCGGACATCCTCGGCGTGCCGGTCAGCCGGCCGGTGGTCGCGGAGACCACCGCCCTCGGCGCGGCGTACGCCGCGGGGCTGGCCGTCGGCTTCTGGCGGGACACCGACGAGCTGCGGGCGAACTGGAACGAGAGCCGGCGCTGGCAGCCGTCCTGGTCGTCGGAGCGGCGCGCGGCCGGCTACGCCGGCTGGCAGAAGGCGGTGCGGCGCACGCTCGACTGGGTGGACGTGGACTGACGCCGATCCCGGCGAGCCGATCCGACGACTCCTCGCGTACACGCCGATACCGCGCGTACGCGCGGTGGTCCCGGGATGTCCGGTCGGTCTGCCTTAGCATCCCGATGTCCGGCATCGGCCGGAGTGCGGACAGGGGAGGGGCAGCCATGCGGATCGCTCGTGTGATCATGGCGGTGGTGGTCGTGCTGTCGGCCGGCGTGCTGGCGGGTGCGGCGCGCGAGGCGTCACCGTTCACGGTGGTCAACGGGTCGATCCGGCCGGCGACCGGCACGCCGGAGCCACCCTCGGGCACCCACGCGACGCTGTGGCGCAACGCCAGCTACGCCACCACGACGGTGTACGGCGCCGGCCGGCTGCTGATCGGTGCCATCGGCGATCACTGCGACGGCTGGCCGACCGTCCGGGTCAGCGTGGACGGCACCCCGGCCGGTGAGGCCACCGTGACCAGCGCCACCGACTACGGCGGCTACGCGGTCGGTGCGCCGCTGGCCGAGGGCCGGTACGACATCCGGATCGAGTTGCTCAACGACCGGTACACCAGCGACTGCGATCGCAACGTGCACCTGGCGTACGCCCGGATGCAGCCGCCACCGGGGGTGGACACCACGTTCGCCTTCGCGGTGGTGCCGGACACGCAGGAGGAGGTGCTCACCGCGTCGGACCCCCGGCTGCTCCAGCGCGTCGGCTGGCTGGTCGCCCAGCGTGGCGCGCTCGACCTGCGCTTCGTCACGCACTCCGGTGACGTGGTCAACTACGACACCGCAGACCACGTGCAGTACGAGCGCGCCCGGGCGGCGCTGCGCCCGCTGGAGACCTCCGGCACGCCGTACACCC is a genomic window of Micromonospora tarapacensis containing:
- a CDS encoding metallophosphoesterase, producing MRIARVIMAVVVVLSAGVLAGAAREASPFTVVNGSIRPATGTPEPPSGTHATLWRNASYATTTVYGAGRLLIGAIGDHCDGWPTVRVSVDGTPAGEATVTSATDYGGYAVGAPLAEGRYDIRIELLNDRYTSDCDRNVHLAYARMQPPPGVDTTFAFAVVPDTQEEVLTASDPRLLQRVGWLVAQRGALDLRFVTHSGDVVNYDTADHVQYERARAALRPLETSGTPYTLAVGNHDTQAAGPDGELRSPAGQLLRDTTVFNRYFTAGRFGAVRGRFEPGKVDNAYATYTAGAVRWLVLTLELWPRRAAVAWAQGVVAAHPGHNVVVVTHHYLESDATIGQAAGYGSTSPQYLFDNLVGRYPNIRFVFSGHTGTAASRVDTGVHGNRIHSFLQTFHSPRTNPVRLVEIDTTADSLRTWIYAPYTDENFPAHDRTYTGLGLVR
- a CDS encoding SDR family oxidoreductase, with product MRYDLRGRTILITGAARGIGAELARAAAARGARVALVGLEPGLLRQLAAELDGHWYECDVTDQAGLDDAVASTMQRYGGIDVVVANAGIANLGTVAVGPVDALVRTIEVNLSGVVRTVGAALPHVLAARGHVLIVSSAAAFAAMPGMAAYCASKAGVEQFGNVLRLENRRRGLTVGTAHPIWIDTDLVRDIRDDLASFRDAQRRLPWPLNTVVGVERCAEALLRGIERRRRKVYVPRSIALVQALRPVVLSGFADLLVDRFGGADLADQMDEEVRRLGRSFGRTSVEGGS
- a CDS encoding TraR/DksA family transcriptional regulator; this translates as MSTGTYDKQWLTELEATLTEEFEAQSARLTQLTADTGDPTEAHTNAAMIAAARQSLEQISGALRRLTAGRYGNCERCGTAIPRERLEILPHARFCVPCQEKQNR
- the glpK gene encoding glycerol kinase GlpK gives rise to the protein MADFVGAVDQGTTSTRFMIFDHGGNEVGRHQLEHQQLLPRAGWVEHNPLEIWERTRTVVRTALNTHSLAASDLAALGITNQRETTVVWNRRTGRPYYNAIVWQDTRTDRIASALDRDGRGDVIRRKAGLPPATYFSGGKIQWILEHVDGVRADADRGEAVFGTTDTWLLWHLTGGTDGGTHVTDPTNASRTMLMNLETLDWDDELLSFFGIPRAMLPRIVASSDPQAYGATLPNGPFAGPVRITGDLGDQQAATVGQVCFAPGEAKNTYGTGNFMLLNTGPDIVRSQSGLLTTVCYQFANQPPTYALEGSIAVTGSAVQWLRDQLKIINSAAQSEDLARQVTDNGGVYFVPAFSGLFAPYWRSDARGAIVGLSRYNTDAHLARATLEAICYQSRDVAEAMAQDSGVRLECLKVDGGVTANDLCMQLQADILGVPVSRPVVAETTALGAAYAAGLAVGFWRDTDELRANWNESRRWQPSWSSERRAAGYAGWQKAVRRTLDWVDVD
- a CDS encoding NUDIX domain-containing protein yields the protein MTGVAYSHCSYCGSAYPVGAGWPRLCATCGQQVWRNPLPVAVAVQPVRTGTGLGVVVVRRDIEPARGLLALPGGFIEYGEQWRDALVRELREETGLLAEPAGAELVAVHSAPAGGTMMIFGELPVRPAEELPPSRPTAEATEWLVLTEPTELAFSTHTRVLADFFARRPG
- a CDS encoding ATP-binding protein, with the translated sequence MSNLGRPDARGPGGPSPGGGEVTSLLSQSFTAQTVTALRHLLAARIAAAGLTGDVAEDLVLAVHELVTNAVLHGGGHGRLDLFRQADLLICEVTDSGHQPGGDLAVNLPATNTPGGRGLWLAHHLTGALTLARRPDGMTATVTARLIT
- a CDS encoding amylo-alpha-1,6-glucosidase, with protein sequence MKKLVRILDGNVFALSEDNGDMVFGAANPSGFFAFDTRFLSTWQLVLDGEQLHPLAVHEPSCNEIRFFLVPGHPTHYVDAKVSVIRDRWISGNAFTERLTLLNHTNEPVDHVLRVDVDSDFAPVFDVVWPHGSAPRGYREVTENGLRLGYRRDRFHRVADVSTSEPAELDKRGLTFRIRVDRQGKWNTILQVKSLVLRPDGQDIRDRLRHPQGQIEGQPRHDLSRWLAEAPRLHADWEPLTMTYQRGLVDLAGLRFSPLALPHETTFAAGLPWSATIIGRDNILTCFQTLPFVPRLAATTLRLLALDQGTVLDDFRDEEPGKILNEFRYGEMAAFEQRPQSPYFGGADVTPLFVVLLDEYERWTGDGALIRDLEDAGRAALNWIDEYGDLRGDGYLWYQPRNEQSGADNHCWKDTPEAICYRDGRLPGLPRATCELQGYAYDAKRRGARLARQFWGDPAYADRLEREAAELKERFNRDFWIDGSEYYALALGPDGDQVDALASNMGHLLWSGIVDGARAGAVAGHLLGPRLFSGWGVRTLATGQVRYNPLGYHLGTVWPFDNSLIALGLSRYGFLQEAGMIAEAVVEAAQHFAGRMPETFAGYERDLTRYPVPFPAANSPQASATGATFLLLRTLLGLEPYGEHLVVHPAIPPRFGRIELLDIPGRWGRKDAIGSARTSGI
- a CDS encoding SCP2 sterol-binding domain-containing protein, with amino-acid sequence MSAAVRDFFDGLASGGGRMLRQVSGTVRFDLRYPERVDHWLVRIDRGRIAVSQSGADDADTVIHTDEALFLRMAHGEVKPLPAWLRNDFTADGEFRFVVMLERLFAPPPAARHPRDMARRPSPAADRESR